Part of the Vigna unguiculata cultivar IT97K-499-35 chromosome 3, ASM411807v1, whole genome shotgun sequence genome, AAGAGGAAACGTTCACCTTCCACCTTCTGAGAAAATTCAGCAAAATACTAGGTAGATAAAATTGAACACCAAGAACATAAATTTGAGCCCGTGGTATTTTGTCACATTAATAGATTTGATATTTTACCCTGATTGTTTTGTTTCGTAGAGGATTAATCCCTTCACCAGATCTACTGCTGCATGCGTGTAGTTAATGCTCCTCGTCCTTCATTTCTATGGTATGCAGTGCGTTTGACTCTATCTCGTTGAAACAGTTAAACCCAAAATCGTGAATACCGAAGTCCTGACAGTCCAATAACCAAGCACAATTGTCCTCCCAAGATGGTACCAAACCCAtgttactattagtattattctCTAGTTTGGGTGTTGTGTCCCATAATGCTTCCATCAGAGGAGTTTCATCCAGCCACAGGGTGTTTAAAAGAGAATCGTCACTGCAAATGCTATCTAGCAAAAGTGAGTCATCCCCAGAAGAATTTTCAGCTTGGGATGAACTTGAATTCTCCTCTGAGTTGAGAACCACATCAGTTTCCTTCACCTGATCGAGGTTATTCTCAGGTTGTGGCAAATGCTCTGAAGGGGAGGGTGAACTATCCTGAGATGTTGCTTGTTTATTCAGAGGTTCATGAGTGACGGGATCAATACCCATTTTCAGGAGTTTTTTCTTGATATGTGTGTTCCAATGATTTTTAATCTCGTTGTCTGTTCTTCCGGGTAACCTGGCAGCAATTTTGGACCACCTGAGACACCAATCAACCATATATCAAAATTCATTGATGTGGATGCTTTTCGCAAAGACATGTGCCAATCATATCCAACATGTAATTACTTTAGGTAATATCAACAGCTTAAACTGGATCACCGTCATTTATCTTGCAATTTGCATTTAACTCATGACTAAATTTTAGCATTCTTCAACCATGAATATCAGTTCCAAATATGTGAGCTTGAACATTACTTACGCAGGTCAATGAAGTGCTGCTTTCCAAATTCTTACCTACCATTTGATATGCATGTACGGACAATTCACACACACCACGCAAAGTAAACAGTGTTTGAGAGTTTGAGAATAGAAAGATGCTATTACTATGTTGAAATGTTATAAATATGTCAAAACATATCTACTAGTAAACCAGGCAAGGATTCAATTGCTTCAGCCTCAAGTAGCCTTTGTTTAAAAACAAGGTTTTAAATGCGTTTGCCTTCTTCAACATTATTAATGGTTTAGACTTTAAGTCACAGTAGTTATGGACTAAGTGCCTTCCAATATACTTTCggaaaaaaattagataatgaACAGGGATGTTTAGCTGTTGAACAAAGGGAAAATCCATGATGTTCTTGGTGAATGCATTGTCTACAGGGACGGTCGaagatgtaataaaataataaataagcaaACAAAATCCATGGTAAAAGTAGTTTAGTAATTGTAAAAAGTGTGGTGATGTAAGAATTATTGAGAAAGAGAAGGCAATGCATTGTGAAAGATAAAATACCTGTTGCCAAGACGGGCATGGAGATCAATAACAAGTTGCTCCTCTGCTTGTGTGAGGAGTCCTCTCTTCAAGTCTGGGCGAAGATAATTAGTCCAACGAAGGCGACAACTCTTGCCACAACGCCTAAGGCCAGCAAGCTTTGGCACAGCACGCCAACAACACTGGCCATTGGTGAGAATGAAGTTGATGAGCTTCTTGTCTTCCTCTGCAGTCCATGGACCTTTCTTCACCCCAAGTTTATCACAGCAGGGTTGCCTCCCCATACCAATAGCACAAACAACAACACTACCAAGCTTGTAATGAGTAATGACCCAAAAGCCCCACTCCCCACCCACCTTTATATAAAGCCCTCTCCCTTTCTTgcctaaattattaattacatatatGTGCAATAAAATCATGCATCCAGAGAAAATTAGAAAACAGAGGGGGTCTCAGGAGGAGGCAGGGTTAAACAGGAGAAGGTTGAGGGCTCCACCATGGGTTGTGAAAGCTACGTGGGAACTAATATGGGGTTTTCTGGTGTTTTTAGCTACACAAAATGGGTGACGCTGAAAGATGGGTGACCCAAAGGCAGAACTATATGTAAGCATCCCAAAcaagtattaaaataatgtgtaaaataattatacCTCTTCAAAATTTTCCATTACGAAATGCAAATCCACTGCCCTGATTTCACTCTTACTCCACCATTTCGTCATCACCACGTTTACGTGTCCCTTAGCTTCAGTTTGTGGTACGGTGAGGGCGATTGCTATAAGTCTTCAAACTCTAGTTCTTTGATGTGATCAAAGAAAACCGATCCAACGCAGCAGGATCATCGCATCAAATAGGGTCTGTTTGGAGCAACTAGGTTTCCTTGATTCTAAGTACTAGAGTGGACAACGATCTCCGGAGATTTCAAAGCCACAACTTTGTTTTCTCCCCAGTAAGTTCTAACTCCCGCCTCACTCCTGTCCATGGAACAAACTATCATTAATGCAAGTTACGAAAATTTATCCAGACAAACATTTATATGCGTAACCAATTGTAGAACCGGTCCAATAGGCCACGACTTCACCATATTTGGAATTATGACTATAGAGGCTCAGGAATAATTTTACAAGTCACACCTACGAAGAGATATAGATCTTGCATATTTGTTAAGAGGGGATAGACATTGACATCCCAATGAGAAAGCATTGATGGATTTAGGTAGTGTTCGGTTGCTAGTTGAAGCAAAATGCAAACTATAAGGAATAATGGACTAATGCTGTATCAATGGTTATTTCCTTTCAATTTCTCTGATCAGATAGAATTCGGGTCAACTACTTACATTTGCCCGTCTATTTTTATTTCATCGAACAGATAGAGGGCGCTTTAGAGTCACATTTGAGAATGAACAATAAAATGGGAACAGAAGAAGGGTAGATACGATTCCTTGTTAAAACTGAACCATGGAAGAGAAAAGACTAACTGATACGGTCATGAAAAACcatctcaaaataaaaataaagttgatTATGCAGagattaataattaatagatagtataataataatttaataacaaataaaataatatactcgAAAAATAACAGATTTATTAAACACTCTAATTCATTCATGAATAGTAAGACTTCAAACATAAGCCAGATATAGGATTAGCCGGAGAATATGTACGAAGTTCGATGACAATCCGGGTTGGGTATCTTTGACACGGATTCAACATGAACTTCGTCTACCTACGCCAAATTATTTCTAGATCGTTCCATTTTCAGATCAGCTTCGTCTCAGATTGGTTCATCGATTTGGCATTCATTCAAATAcgtttcctttttttaatacaaatgcACTGCTAGAGTTTACTTAACCATTAATAAAAGGAGTAACATACTCACAAACAAGTAAATTGGCATAATTATACACGTCGCTGAATCCTGGTCAAGAGATATTTTATGCACACTCTTGGTTTATACCACTTGTAAGCACTATATCACTTTAAAGTagaaaatagtttatatatgaaagtaaataaatattaagttgATTAATTCTATATTAAACATGAAGGTCGCTTTCCTTAGGATCATATTTTCATTGGTTTTGCGTTTAAAACGAGTgtataatcaaatatattttaattagatcTATATACTCGAGTACGATCATACATGCTCAAATCATGTAACCCTACCataattatatgtaatatttgAAGGtgcataatcaattaaatacaTGATTCATAGTGGATTTGTAACTTTAAAAAGTAAGTGTCGTTTGCAACGTGTTTTATGATCTTGGGTTATGCGCTTAGCTTTATTTCTCCCCTGCGATTCgattttttatttctacattcttATTTGTtagtactttaaaaaaaataacaaaaaaaaaaagaacattttggagaaagcAAGAAAGTCAGACGGACTTTTAGTCCAAATCTTGtcgaagagaagaaagaaatccTTGTGGACCATACATTTCAACAAGGGTAATCTAAAACAATCGTATTTAATTCCAACCAATTCAGCTCATTTCCTTCCTCGTAGACCCTAAATCATCCAAAAGAAATGTAGAAATCAAATTCAtctgataataaaatattttgttaaggCAATAGTTGAAAGTTTCAATAAgttagagataagacaatttaaGACTATATAGGTGAGTGCAAAGCTCACCTTATAAGTCgattttgtagggttgagttaaGCTTAAAGTTCACTCCTTAATATAGTATCAGAGTCATAATTAAAGGGTGTGTTGAAAGTTTCACGTTGGTTAGAAGTAagacattttaaatatataattgagtgTTATAAATATCACCTTACAGGTCAATTTTGTATAGAATTGATTACGcttaaagtaaatttttaagGCATTTTAAGAATATATAAGTGAGTCACTAGTGCAGtgagggcttttggccccggttactTTTGtgattctgcctcggttttagaaccgaggcatattggggcgaggccaaaaggcacatccttttggcctcagttatcacccgaggccatagcgtctgttttctgcctcgggtctggaagaaccgaagccataggtgttcaatatttttttaaaataaaaaatttcgtCGGACACTACAACACCACCATTGCGAGTCATCTTCTCCGCAAGGAAACCACCACAGCTGCAGCAGCTGAAATCGCGCCACCGAGAGCCTCCACACAATACCTGCATCCAACATCTATATCTACCAGAAGCAGCCATGGAAGCACCCGCAACTGCGCCGTCAACGTTCTAGCAGCCACCAGCGTGACCAAACCAGCGTAGCCATCACCATTCTCGCTGGCAAGACGCAGTCCAGCGTCGTCATGAGCGAACCAACAACACCGTTCGTTCTCGCGCCATCACGCACCTGTCCGCGCAGCAGCTGCAGGTTTCAACCTCCATCTTCTCGGCGGAAACGCACAACACCGTTTCTGCATCTTCACCAGATTTGTGCACACCATGGTCCATGCCATTCCTGCAGTAAACGCAACAGCAGCGGAAACCTCACCTAGACCTGTGAAGGCGAAACAACACCAGAACCACGAGCACGAACCATGGCAGCATCGTAGCAGAAGTTCGTTCACCTCCTTCACGCGTCTGTACCGTGAGCCACTTCCGCCACCTAATTTGGGAGAGACGACGCACGACTATTGATGGCAGATGCTGGTCGGCGACGGAGGCGGAGCGTGATGGTGGTGGTAGAGCGGAGAAATTCGCGCAGAGAGAAGAGAGTTTGGGAGACGATGAATAGTAGTTAGGGTTCGCGAATTGGGAATTTTAACagactttatggcctcggttcaattaataaccgaggccaaaagccccctttactgcctcggtccttaaagaaccgaggccaaaagcctgatgctgactttatggcctcggttcaattaataaccgaggccaaaagcgccctttactgcctcggtctttaaagaaccgaggccaaaagcttgATGCTGGtagcatttttgaaaatttgaaaactgggctgccttatatgcttcggttcatttgtaaccgaggcctaaagccccctttattgcctcggtccttaaagacccgaggccaaaagcctgacgaaattgcaaaaatgccaccgcctccttataggcttcggttcagctgtaaccgaggcctataaggcgaagtaaaatgtcaaatctgcactagtgagTGTAGATCTCATCTTATAAGTCAGTTTTGTGTAGGATTGATTAGGTTTAAAGtcaactttttaataataaccTCAGCTTATTCCATCTACGCTTTTTTCTTATGAGTAAATTTTGTCAAGCTACACATACACTGAGATTGTAAAGTATTGTTTGAATGAATAACGCAGGATAATTTATGCATTTTCGTATGATGATAGTGATGGAGAGACTTTCTACATAACATTTTATTAGATCACCCACACGGCACAGGTCGGAGCAGTTACCAACCAAAAGTTTCTGTCTCTTGACTTGTAGGCCTTCATTGCTTATGTATGCATGTCATAACCAAAATTCCAttcttattatcttaaaaatcaTGATGGGTTCAACTCGTGACGGAACCGTCAATTTGCACAAGTCAAATTTGCCAAATTTCGAGTTTCACCACCAATGATTTCCTTGTAACTATTTTATCTAACGCAATTAAAATAATCGTAATATGTGATTTCAT contains:
- the LOC114176400 gene encoding protein ODORANT1-like gives rise to the protein MILLHIYVINNLGKKGRGLYIKVGGEWGFWVITHYKLGSVVVCAIGMGRQPCCDKLGVKKGPWTAEEDKKLINFILTNGQCCWRAVPKLAGLRRCGKSCRLRWTNYLRPDLKRGLLTQAEEQLVIDLHARLGNRWSKIAARLPGRTDNEIKNHWNTHIKKKLLKMGIDPVTHEPLNKQATSQDSSPSPSEHLPQPENNLDQVKETDVVLNSEENSSSSQAENSSGDDSLLLDSICSDDSLLNTLWLDETPLMEALWDTTPKLENNTNSNMGLVPSWEDNCAWLLDCQDFGIHDFGFNCFNEIESNALHTIEMKDEEH